One Owenweeksia hongkongensis DSM 17368 genomic region harbors:
- the fabD gene encoding ACP S-malonyltransferase: MKAYIFPGQGAQFVGMGKDLYENSEVAKELFEKANEILGFRITDIMFDGTAEDLKQTKVTQPAVFLHSVILAKTLGDFAPDMVAGHSLGEFSALVANGALSFEDGLRLVSQRALAMQKACEKEPSTMAAVLGLEDQVVEQVCREIDGIVVAANYNCPGQLVISGSTGAVTLACERMKEAGAKRALMLPVGGAFHSPLMKPAEEELAAAIANTTFSQPICPVYQNVTTTAVNDPEEIKKNLIAQLTAPVKWTQSVQQMIKDGATEFIEVGPGKVLQGLVKKINREAEARSAEA, from the coding sequence ATGAAAGCATACATTTTTCCTGGACAAGGAGCCCAGTTTGTAGGAATGGGTAAGGACCTTTACGAAAATTCAGAAGTAGCAAAAGAGCTATTTGAGAAGGCCAATGAAATTTTGGGTTTCCGTATTACCGATATTATGTTTGACGGAACTGCCGAAGATTTGAAGCAAACTAAAGTTACGCAGCCAGCTGTGTTTTTGCACTCAGTTATTTTGGCAAAAACCCTTGGAGATTTTGCTCCTGATATGGTGGCTGGTCATTCTTTGGGTGAGTTTTCAGCTTTGGTAGCTAATGGCGCTTTGTCTTTTGAAGATGGATTGAGATTGGTTTCTCAGCGTGCTTTGGCCATGCAAAAAGCTTGCGAAAAAGAGCCTTCCACTATGGCCGCAGTTTTAGGTCTTGAAGACCAGGTGGTGGAGCAAGTTTGTAGAGAAATTGACGGAATAGTAGTGGCCGCAAACTATAATTGCCCAGGGCAGTTGGTGATTTCTGGAAGTACCGGAGCAGTTACTTTGGCTTGCGAAAGAATGAAAGAAGCAGGTGCCAAGCGTGCCTTGATGCTTCCTGTGGGTGGAGCTTTTCACTCGCCATTGATGAAGCCAGCCGAAGAAGAATTGGCAGCAGCTATTGCCAACACCACTTTTAGCCAGCCTATTTGTCCGGTTTACCAAAACGTGACTACCACAGCGGTAAATGACCCTGAAGAGATTAAGAAAAACCTAATTGCTCAGCTTACTGCTCCGGTAAAATGGACACAGAGCGTGCAGCAAATGATAAAGGATGGAGCTACTGAGTTTATCGAAGTAGGCCCTGGAAAAGTATTACAAGGCTTGGTGAAGAAAATTAATCGCGAAGCAGAAGCTCGTTCTGCGGAAGCTTAA
- a CDS encoding four helix bundle protein has translation MHKFKELKVWQKAMELVKETYIITSQLPKSEQFGLISQINRCAVSIPSNIAQGAGRNSPKEFLHFLSISNGSAYELETQLLLTEELGFTKQENLQKHFELINEVCSMNYALQNHLKHK, from the coding sequence ATGCATAAGTTTAAGGAGTTGAAAGTTTGGCAAAAGGCGATGGAGTTGGTTAAGGAAACTTACATCATAACTAGCCAGTTGCCAAAGTCGGAGCAGTTCGGATTGATTTCTCAAATAAACAGATGTGCAGTTTCAATTCCTTCAAATATAGCTCAAGGTGCAGGTAGAAATAGCCCGAAGGAATTTCTCCACTTTTTAAGTATTTCCAATGGCTCAGCGTATGAATTGGAAACTCAGCTTTTATTAACAGAAGAGTTAGGATTCACAAAACAAGAAAATCTCCAAAAGCATTTTGAACTAATAAATGAGGTGTGTAGCATGAACTATGCTCTTCAAAATCATTTAAAACACAAATAA
- a CDS encoding 6-pyruvoyl trahydropterin synthase family protein, with product MIYIERKERFSAAHQLYNPNWSEEKNREVFGKCSNKNFHGHNYTLIVTIKGEINPDTGFVMNLVDLKRIIQKKVTDKLDHSNLNHDVDFMKGKFSSTEVLAVEIWKILQPEIEKHGAQLHKVRLDETINNAVEYFGE from the coding sequence ATGATCTATATAGAAAGGAAAGAACGCTTTAGCGCAGCGCATCAGCTGTACAATCCCAATTGGAGCGAGGAGAAGAACCGCGAAGTTTTTGGAAAATGTTCCAATAAAAATTTTCACGGGCATAACTATACGCTTATCGTTACCATAAAGGGCGAGATAAATCCAGATACCGGATTTGTAATGAATCTTGTGGACCTGAAGCGCATTATTCAAAAGAAGGTGACCGATAAACTGGATCACAGCAACCTCAATCATGATGTCGATTTTATGAAGGGGAAATTTAGCAGCACGGAAGTGCTAGCTGTGGAAATCTGGAAAATATTACAACCTGAAATAGAAAAGCACGGAGCTCAGCTGCACAAGGTTCGCCTTGATGAGACGATAAACAATGCGGTGGAGTATTTTGGGGAGTAG
- a CDS encoding TPM domain-containing protein — MHKLKFILPLLLMVATVFGQRFPERPNPPKLVNDFTNTLSSQQRAQLEEKLLRYNDTTSTQIAVVLINTLNDEDPNLYAAELGQKWKVGVKGKDNGLVFLVAVDDRKMAIQNGYGLEGALTDLETKLIIEDYVIPYFKKQDYYGGINEGTTQIIKLLAGEFEGKPNRRKEGKRFPWVAIVIFGIIVLMSLRKKGGGGRGSGGYRGGGGYWIGGFGGGSSFGGGSSGGFGGGGFGGFGGGGFGGGGASGSW, encoded by the coding sequence TTGCATAAACTGAAATTTATACTTCCGTTGCTGCTAATGGTGGCAACAGTTTTTGGTCAGCGTTTTCCGGAAAGGCCAAACCCGCCCAAGTTGGTAAACGATTTTACCAACACACTGTCATCACAACAAAGGGCTCAGCTTGAAGAAAAGTTACTTCGCTACAATGACACCACCTCTACGCAAATTGCGGTTGTGCTCATTAACACATTAAACGATGAAGACCCTAATCTTTATGCTGCTGAGCTTGGTCAAAAGTGGAAAGTTGGTGTGAAAGGAAAGGATAATGGCCTCGTTTTTTTGGTTGCGGTAGATGATCGCAAAATGGCCATTCAAAATGGTTATGGTTTGGAAGGGGCTCTTACCGATTTGGAAACCAAACTGATTATCGAAGACTATGTAATTCCCTATTTCAAAAAACAGGACTACTACGGTGGGATTAACGAAGGAACCACACAAATCATAAAGCTCCTTGCCGGAGAGTTTGAAGGCAAACCTAATCGTAGAAAAGAAGGCAAACGTTTCCCATGGGTGGCGATCGTAATTTTCGGAATTATCGTGCTCATGTCTCTTCGTAAGAAAGGCGGTGGAGGCCGAGGTTCAGGTGGTTATCGCGGTGGCGGTGGCTACTGGATTGGTGGTTTTGGCGGTGGTTCATCCTTCGGTGGAGGATCTTCTGGAGGCTTTGGTGGAGGTGGTTTTGGCGGCTTCGGAGGCGGAGGCTTTGGAGGTGGCGGTGCCAGTGGAAGTTGGTAA
- a CDS encoding TPM domain-containing protein: MKKEEAKSFFTTEQEKEIVAAIKTAENQTSGEIRVHLENHTDEPNLEHAKKVFEEVGMTKTELRNGVMFYLAVQDHQFSILGDKGINEAVPSDFWDNIRDVMVGHFKAGDFTKGMVEGITMAGEALKKYFPHQGDDDINELPDEISKS, translated from the coding sequence ATGAAGAAGGAAGAAGCCAAGAGCTTTTTTACCACAGAACAGGAGAAGGAAATTGTAGCAGCCATAAAGACTGCCGAAAATCAGACTTCTGGAGAAATCCGCGTGCACCTCGAAAACCATACGGATGAGCCCAACTTGGAACATGCCAAAAAAGTGTTTGAAGAAGTAGGTATGACGAAAACAGAGCTTCGGAATGGAGTGATGTTTTATCTGGCCGTGCAAGATCATCAGTTTTCTATTTTAGGTGACAAAGGAATTAATGAAGCTGTGCCTTCTGATTTTTGGGACAATATTCGTGATGTGATGGTTGGCCATTTTAAAGCTGGCGATTTTACCAAAGGAATGGTAGAAGGCATTACCATGGCGGGCGAGGCGTTAAAAAAATATTTCCCCCATCAGGGCGATGATGATATCAATGAATTACCTGATGAAATCTCAAAATCTTAA
- a CDS encoding LemA family protein encodes MKKGLIALIVVGLLVVIAYFSFKGMYNNMVTMQEATAGQWANVETSYQRRADLIPNLVNTVKGAADFEKETLTQVIEARAKATSVQVDADNISPEQLQKFQQAQDGLSGALSRLLVSVERYPELKANQNFLALQSQLEGTENRISVERRRFNETVQGYNSYIKKFPQMFIAGMGGFEKKGYFQSAAGSENAPAVEF; translated from the coding sequence ATGAAAAAGGGACTTATCGCGCTAATAGTAGTCGGTCTTCTTGTAGTGATCGCTTACTTTTCTTTTAAAGGTATGTACAACAATATGGTAACTATGCAGGAAGCCACCGCGGGCCAATGGGCTAATGTGGAAACTTCTTATCAGCGTAGAGCCGATCTTATTCCAAATTTGGTGAACACAGTAAAAGGTGCCGCTGACTTTGAAAAAGAAACTTTAACTCAAGTAATTGAAGCGCGCGCAAAAGCTACTTCTGTGCAAGTGGATGCTGATAATATTTCTCCAGAACAATTGCAGAAATTTCAGCAGGCACAAGATGGATTGAGTGGTGCTCTTAGCCGACTTTTGGTAAGTGTGGAACGTTACCCTGAATTGAAAGCGAATCAAAACTTCCTTGCGCTACAAAGCCAATTGGAAGGTACAGAGAACAGAATTTCTGTAGAAAGAAGAAGGTTCAACGAAACGGTGCAGGGTTACAACTCTTACATCAAGAAGTTTCCTCAAATGTTTATTGCCGGAATGGGTGGCTTTGAGAAAAAAGGATACTTCCAGTCTGCCGCAGGTTCTGAGAATGCACCAGCTGTAGAATTTTAG